A part of Pseudoalteromonas arctica A 37-1-2 genomic DNA contains:
- the rpsT gene encoding 30S ribosomal protein S20, whose product MANIKSAKKRAITSEKNRQHNASRRSMMRTYFKKVIVAIEAGDKEAAQQAFSVATPILDRYATKGLIHKNKAARHKSRIAAKIKAL is encoded by the coding sequence TTGGCTAACATCAAGTCTGCAAAAAAACGCGCTATCACAAGCGAAAAAAACCGTCAGCACAACGCAAGCCGTCGTTCAATGATGCGCACTTACTTCAAAAAAGTAATTGTTGCTATTGAAGCGGGCGATAAAGAAGCTGCACAGCAAGCTTTTTCTGTTGCTACACCTATCCTAGACCGTTACGCAACTAAGGGTCTAATTCACAAAAACAAAGCAGCTCGTCATAAGAGCCGTATAGCAGCTAAGATTAAAGCTCTATAA
- a CDS encoding 2-hydroxyacid dehydrogenase, translated as MSVLVAITGRDNTKLITKLQERLPNTRIEQWPDCKNAHDVDFVLAWKAPESMWPQLPNLKAVSSFGAGVDSIDLTLLDESVEVVRIVDMQLAEDMAEYVLTHVLAQKLRLKEYYIKQTQQTWKPKRAHSNKHVGILGFGELGKACAQKLINNGFKVSAWAQSNKNATNVEIFYGEEGLNSMLSDVDYLVCLLPLTQATTGIINHSMLAKLPKHAVVINVARGAHVVEQDLLSALNNDSLRAATLDVFDQEPLASNHPYWGNPKITLTPHCAAISDLNSVIEQIADNIECLNKGLVLNNPIDRTKGY; from the coding sequence ATGTCGGTATTGGTTGCTATAACTGGGCGTGACAACACAAAACTAATAACGAAGTTACAAGAGCGATTACCAAATACGCGGATAGAGCAATGGCCTGATTGCAAAAACGCACATGATGTGGATTTTGTACTTGCGTGGAAAGCGCCAGAATCTATGTGGCCACAGCTACCTAACTTAAAGGCTGTGTCGTCATTTGGTGCTGGCGTAGACAGTATCGATTTAACATTACTCGACGAAAGTGTTGAAGTAGTTCGCATTGTTGACATGCAACTAGCTGAAGATATGGCGGAATATGTACTGACACATGTGTTAGCTCAAAAGTTACGTTTAAAAGAATATTACATTAAACAAACACAGCAAACATGGAAGCCAAAGCGGGCGCATAGTAATAAACATGTCGGCATACTTGGGTTTGGTGAATTAGGTAAAGCATGCGCGCAAAAGCTTATAAATAATGGCTTTAAGGTAAGTGCCTGGGCGCAAAGTAATAAAAACGCGACTAATGTCGAAATTTTTTATGGCGAGGAAGGCCTCAATAGTATGCTTTCTGATGTTGACTACCTTGTATGTCTATTACCCCTTACGCAAGCAACGACAGGCATTATTAATCACTCAATGCTCGCAAAGCTACCTAAACATGCTGTTGTTATTAATGTGGCACGCGGTGCTCATGTTGTTGAACAAGACTTACTAAGTGCATTAAATAACGATAGCTTACGCGCAGCTACACTCGACGTATTTGATCAAGAACCTTTAGCGTCGAATCACCCTTACTGGGGAAACCCCAAAATAACGCTTACACCACATTGCGCGGCGATTTCTGATTTAAATAGTGTTATAGAGCAAATAGCCGATAATATTGAATGCTTGAATAAGGGGTTAGTACTTAATAACCCAATAGATAGAACTAAAGGTTATTAG
- the murJ gene encoding murein biosynthesis integral membrane protein MurJ produces MTMISRILGLVRDAVVANLLGASAAADVFLFANRIPNFLRRLFAEGAFAQAFVPVLSEIKEQQGDDKVRLFVAQAAGTLGTILLIVTIIGVVASPVIAALFGTGWFIDWWQGGPNAEKFELASSLLKFTFPYLFFVSLVALSGAVMNVYNRFAVAAFTPVLLNVSIITCAIFLHDKFSVGAYSLAIGVFIGGVVQLLFQLPFLYRAKMLARPRWAWQDENVKKVRKLMLPALFGVSISQINLLLDTMIASLLMTGSIAWLYYSDRLIEFPLGLFGIGIATVILPALSRLHSSKKSSDFQHTLDWGVRFVIFLGLPAMIGLMIISPLIITVLFDHGAFKEDSVDHVKAVSLGVVAYSVGLVSFMLIKVLAPGFYARQDTKTPVRIGIITLVLNMVFNIMLAPFIGYLGLALATSLSASCNAFLLYRQLKKENVYQFSSMSMRFTLKCVVASMVMGAVTWFVSSYYYWATWAFTQQVVLLIALVALAGISYFAMLFLMGVRLNTIKSVAITESN; encoded by the coding sequence ATGACTATGATATCGCGTATTTTAGGGCTCGTTCGAGATGCTGTTGTTGCCAATTTATTAGGCGCAAGTGCGGCGGCTGATGTTTTTTTATTTGCTAACCGTATTCCTAACTTTTTACGTCGTTTATTTGCAGAAGGTGCCTTCGCACAAGCATTTGTACCTGTGCTGAGTGAAATTAAAGAACAGCAAGGCGACGACAAGGTCAGACTTTTTGTTGCACAAGCAGCAGGCACATTAGGAACCATTTTACTGATTGTCACTATTATAGGTGTTGTTGCTTCACCCGTTATTGCGGCATTGTTTGGCACCGGTTGGTTTATAGATTGGTGGCAGGGCGGACCCAATGCCGAAAAGTTTGAACTTGCAAGTTCATTACTTAAATTTACATTCCCTTATTTGTTTTTTGTAAGCTTAGTTGCGCTTAGTGGTGCGGTAATGAACGTGTATAACCGTTTTGCTGTTGCTGCATTTACACCTGTTTTACTCAATGTTTCTATTATTACGTGTGCAATTTTTTTACATGATAAATTTAGTGTCGGGGCTTATTCTCTCGCAATTGGCGTATTTATTGGTGGCGTTGTGCAGTTATTGTTTCAACTTCCATTTTTATACCGTGCAAAAATGTTGGCGCGTCCACGCTGGGCATGGCAAGACGAAAACGTAAAAAAAGTACGTAAACTTATGCTTCCTGCTTTGTTTGGTGTATCTATTAGCCAAATTAATTTGTTGCTTGATACCATGATTGCTTCATTACTGATGACAGGCTCGATTGCATGGCTTTATTATTCAGACCGTTTAATTGAATTTCCATTGGGCTTATTTGGTATTGGTATTGCGACAGTTATTTTACCGGCGCTCTCTAGGTTACATAGCAGTAAAAAAAGTAGTGACTTTCAGCATACCCTCGACTGGGGGGTGCGTTTTGTTATATTTTTAGGCCTACCAGCAATGATAGGTCTAATGATCATCAGCCCGCTTATTATCACCGTATTGTTCGACCACGGTGCGTTTAAAGAAGACAGTGTTGATCATGTTAAAGCAGTAAGTTTAGGCGTAGTCGCATATTCAGTAGGGCTTGTAAGCTTTATGCTGATTAAAGTACTTGCTCCTGGCTTTTATGCTCGTCAAGACACAAAAACGCCGGTGCGTATTGGTATTATTACCTTAGTGTTGAATATGGTATTTAATATTATGCTGGCTCCTTTTATTGGTTATTTAGGGTTAGCACTCGCTACTTCGCTATCGGCTAGTTGTAATGCATTTTTGCTGTATAGGCAGCTTAAAAAAGAAAATGTGTATCAGTTTTCATCAATGAGTATGCGCTTTACACTTAAATGTGTTGTTGCAAGTATGGTTATGGGAGCTGTTACATGGTTTGTGAGCAGTTACTATTACTGGGCTACATGGGCTTTTACACAGCAGGTAGTCTTATTAATAGCACTCGTGGCTTTGGCAGGTATTAGTTACTTTGCAATGCTATTTTTAATGGGCGTTAGACTAAATACGATAAAAAGTGTAGCAATTACTGAATCAAACTAA
- the dapE gene encoding succinyl-diaminopimelate desuccinylase: protein MFLEAFEKKSKTTDIQKEVVEHLQTLIRFESVTPNQAGAIDWLAVKLLGLGLSCEQFTINGVTNLIACIKFKEGPCVAFSGHIDVVPATSSGWLSPPFEGRVRNDAIYGRGAADMKGGVAAMLSATKKLINSKSAKVGTLYWLITSDEEGEAEFGSQEIVNKLAKQGVVLDGCIVGEPSSVAQVGDTVKNGRRGALSARILVTGKAGHVAYPQNTLNAAHIAAKIVNSLSDQIWLLDVTSSKTTLQVTGININNVVDNLVPSHCEITFNVRYSHGYSSAAVKTQLMNTLNKFAEHFTIEWERPCEPYYTSHNTGWSLLTHIEQAIYKNTSSYPLLSTNGGTSDGRFFASPHTQVIECGVRNNTIHQANEHVSISDLLKIEAIYTTLLEQIFINN, encoded by the coding sequence ATGTTTTTAGAAGCATTCGAAAAAAAATCAAAAACAACGGATATTCAAAAAGAAGTTGTAGAGCACTTACAAACACTAATTCGCTTTGAATCAGTAACCCCTAACCAAGCGGGTGCAATTGATTGGCTTGCAGTTAAATTGTTGGGTTTAGGTTTAAGTTGCGAGCAATTTACTATAAATGGTGTAACCAATTTAATTGCCTGCATAAAATTCAAAGAAGGCCCATGTGTTGCTTTCTCAGGGCACATTGATGTAGTACCAGCAACAAGTAGCGGTTGGTTAAGTCCTCCTTTTGAAGGGCGAGTGCGAAATGATGCAATATACGGTAGAGGGGCGGCCGATATGAAAGGGGGTGTTGCCGCCATGCTTAGCGCCACAAAAAAGTTAATTAATAGTAAATCCGCTAAAGTAGGGACTCTTTACTGGCTTATCACGTCAGATGAAGAGGGAGAGGCTGAATTTGGTTCTCAAGAAATAGTTAATAAGCTTGCCAAGCAAGGTGTTGTATTAGATGGCTGTATTGTCGGGGAGCCATCAAGTGTGGCACAAGTTGGCGATACGGTTAAGAATGGCCGTCGTGGTGCGCTTTCAGCTCGGATTTTAGTTACTGGTAAGGCAGGTCATGTAGCTTATCCTCAAAACACACTCAATGCTGCTCATATTGCTGCAAAAATAGTAAATAGCTTGAGTGATCAGATCTGGTTACTCGATGTGACTAGCTCAAAAACCACACTGCAAGTGACTGGAATTAACATAAATAATGTGGTCGATAATTTAGTGCCAAGTCATTGTGAGATTACATTTAATGTACGTTATAGCCACGGTTACAGTAGCGCAGCAGTTAAAACGCAATTAATGAATACCCTAAACAAGTTTGCTGAGCATTTTACAATTGAGTGGGAACGCCCATGCGAGCCTTATTATACAAGCCATAATACGGGGTGGAGTTTACTTACTCATATTGAGCAGGCTATTTACAAAAACACTTCAAGTTACCCATTACTAAGTACAAATGGAGGGACATCGGATGGACGATTTTTTGCCAGTCCCCATACTCAAGTTATTGAATGTGGTGTGCGAAACAATACGATTCATCAAGCTAATGAACACGTATCTATTAGTGATTTACTTAAAATTGAAGCTATTTATACAACTTTACTAGAGCAGATATTTATAAATAATTAA
- the tyrR gene encoding transcriptional regulator TyrR codes for MRLDIHCADRIGIAQEILNILVNYSVDLKGIEVDSVNCRMYVSFPEIEFEQFQKIMPSIRLIDGVHDVRTTAFLPSEREHNELNTLLRALPDGVISIDAKGWVRLCNDAACKDLQLIEKDVIGANINNLLKGFNFTRWLEGKEVLGQTTRVEVAGEDFIADILPIAVPQGSEGDVLAGAVINIKSQSRLGQQVSAFRRYGQESFATIHNFSTAMRRVVREARKMAQLEAPILITGETGTGKELLARACHYASNRSVKPFIALSCASLPDDVAESELFGYAGYEENAAPKRGVLEQADGGTVFLDEVGEMSTQLQTKLLRFLQDGTFRKVGDENEVKVNVRIVAATQKDLPAMVQEGVFREDLYYRINVLTLEIAPLRDRKADVGPLAEHFIQKYAQQNGHAIPVLSQECLSFLQEYPWPGNVRQLENAIYRAVSLLDDSELRVEHLQLPTFTHDLGYLESDFEGSLDQAVKRFEATLLRKLYPAYPSSRQLAKRLGLSHTAVANKLRDYGINRKTVKV; via the coding sequence ATGCGTCTAGATATTCACTGTGCTGATCGAATTGGTATTGCTCAAGAAATCCTTAATATATTAGTTAACTACAGCGTTGATTTGAAAGGAATTGAAGTCGATTCTGTAAATTGTCGTATGTACGTTAGTTTTCCCGAAATTGAATTTGAACAATTCCAAAAAATTATGCCATCGATACGTTTAATCGACGGTGTACATGATGTGCGTACCACTGCATTTTTACCATCTGAGCGTGAACACAACGAATTAAATACTTTACTACGTGCATTGCCTGATGGGGTTATCTCTATTGATGCTAAAGGCTGGGTGCGTTTATGTAACGATGCAGCATGTAAAGACTTACAGCTAATTGAAAAAGACGTGATTGGTGCAAATATTAATAACCTGCTTAAAGGCTTTAACTTTACACGCTGGTTAGAAGGTAAAGAAGTACTCGGACAAACTACTCGCGTTGAAGTTGCTGGTGAGGATTTTATTGCAGACATTTTGCCAATTGCAGTGCCTCAAGGTAGTGAAGGTGATGTGCTTGCTGGTGCGGTTATTAACATTAAATCGCAAAGTCGGTTAGGGCAGCAAGTCAGTGCATTTAGACGTTACGGGCAAGAAAGCTTTGCTACTATCCATAACTTTAGTACGGCAATGCGCCGAGTTGTACGCGAAGCACGCAAAATGGCGCAACTAGAAGCCCCTATTTTGATTACTGGTGAAACAGGTACAGGTAAAGAGTTATTAGCTAGAGCGTGCCATTACGCATCTAATCGTTCTGTTAAACCTTTTATTGCATTGTCGTGTGCTTCACTTCCTGATGATGTTGCTGAGTCTGAGTTATTTGGTTATGCCGGGTACGAAGAAAATGCAGCGCCAAAGCGCGGTGTATTAGAGCAAGCCGATGGTGGAACTGTATTTTTAGATGAAGTTGGCGAAATGTCGACTCAACTACAAACTAAGTTACTGCGTTTTTTACAAGATGGTACGTTTAGAAAAGTAGGCGATGAGAACGAAGTTAAAGTAAATGTACGTATTGTTGCCGCTACTCAAAAAGACTTACCTGCAATGGTACAAGAAGGGGTTTTTAGAGAAGACTTATATTACCGTATAAACGTGCTTACTTTAGAAATAGCACCACTAAGAGATAGAAAAGCAGATGTAGGACCACTTGCAGAGCATTTTATTCAAAAATATGCGCAACAAAATGGTCATGCAATTCCTGTTTTATCACAAGAGTGTTTGAGCTTTTTACAAGAGTATCCGTGGCCAGGAAATGTTCGTCAGCTGGAAAATGCAATTTACCGCGCAGTGTCGTTACTAGATGATAGCGAGCTTCGCGTAGAGCATTTACAGTTACCAACTTTTACCCATGATTTAGGGTATTTAGAGTCTGATTTTGAAGGCTCACTAGATCAAGCTGTTAAACGTTTTGAAGCGACTTTACTTCGCAAACTCTACCCAGCTTATCCAAGCTCACGTCAGTTAGCTAAGCGATTGGGCCTAAGTCACACCGCGGTAGCTAATAAGTTACGTGATTACGGTATTAACCGAAAAACAGTAAAAGTGTAA
- a CDS encoding response regulator, translated as MNTQLSILIVDDVSTVRSFLSQTLMHLGIDNVKEASTASQCISECQAANYNIIFLDIELPDGDGKDLIAQINELSPETNVVMVSAHSGIENVKDAIDKGAKGFVVKPFTPKKIAAMLKKFYPELENV; from the coding sequence ATGAATACGCAGCTATCAATTTTAATTGTAGATGACGTTAGCACAGTGCGTAGTTTTTTGAGCCAAACGCTCATGCACTTAGGGATAGATAACGTAAAGGAAGCATCTACTGCCTCACAATGTATTAGTGAGTGCCAAGCTGCAAATTATAATATCATTTTTTTAGACATTGAATTACCAGACGGTGATGGTAAAGATTTGATTGCACAAATCAATGAATTAAGCCCAGAGACAAATGTGGTTATGGTATCTGCACATTCAGGTATTGAGAATGTTAAGGATGCAATTGATAAAGGCGCTAAAGGGTTTGTAGTAAAGCCATTTACACCTAAAAAAATAGCTGCAATGCTTAAGAAGTTTTATCCAGAGTTAGAAAATGTCTAA
- the ribF gene encoding bifunctional riboflavin kinase/FAD synthetase — protein sequence MELIRGIHNIRPHHFGCVLTIGNFDGVHLGHAEVLKGLLTDAKAHSLSSTVMLFEPQPQEFFAKNNAPARLTRLRDKLRLLSDLGIERVICISFNQQFANMHAEQFVNDILIKKLGVKALTVGDDFKFGKQRQGNFDLLASMGKQAGMDVKSTASFRQLNARVSSTLIRDALASGDLTSAKIMLGHDYAISGRVIHGWKRGRELGFRTANIALKRQVCPVNGVFAVQATIAGKQIFGVANVGNKPTFNGTRALLEVHLFDFAQDIYGQFMHVELIKKLRNEKKFETLTQLTAQIATDVAAAKQCFGLNQVADRDGM from the coding sequence ATGGAGTTAATTAGAGGTATACACAATATTCGCCCACACCACTTTGGTTGTGTGTTAACTATTGGTAATTTTGACGGTGTTCATTTAGGCCACGCAGAAGTACTAAAAGGCTTACTTACTGATGCTAAAGCGCATAGTTTGTCTAGCACTGTAATGCTATTTGAACCCCAGCCACAAGAATTTTTTGCTAAAAACAATGCCCCAGCACGGCTAACGCGCTTACGAGATAAGCTACGTTTGCTTAGTGATTTAGGTATTGAGCGAGTTATTTGCATTAGCTTTAATCAGCAATTTGCAAACATGCATGCTGAGCAATTTGTTAATGATATTTTGATTAAAAAGTTAGGTGTTAAAGCTCTCACTGTTGGCGATGATTTTAAGTTTGGAAAGCAGCGCCAAGGTAACTTTGACTTACTTGCTAGCATGGGCAAGCAAGCGGGTATGGACGTAAAAAGCACCGCGAGTTTTCGTCAATTAAATGCTAGAGTAAGCAGCACTTTAATACGAGATGCTTTGGCATCTGGTGACTTAACAAGTGCTAAAATAATGCTTGGTCACGATTATGCTATTTCTGGGCGTGTTATACACGGCTGGAAAAGAGGACGTGAACTCGGTTTTAGAACGGCAAATATTGCCCTAAAACGCCAAGTGTGTCCTGTCAACGGGGTGTTTGCAGTGCAAGCAACGATTGCAGGAAAACAGATTTTTGGAGTTGCAAATGTAGGCAATAAGCCGACATTTAATGGAACTCGTGCATTATTAGAAGTTCACCTTTTTGATTTTGCACAGGATATTTACGGACAATTTATGCATGTGGAGTTAATAAAAAAACTTCGCAATGAAAAAAAATTCGAGACATTAACACAATTAACGGCGCAAATAGCAACTGATGTTGCTGCCGCTAAGCAGTGTTTTGGTTTAAATCAGGTAGCCGATAGAGACGGAATGTAG
- a CDS encoding GNAT family N-acyltransferase — MISVDKVIAANLPQLENSPKVKGLVKKGLGYLLHEQEFVAFGDAYPHLQGLEFVEQVLDELNFDTRYKPKQIEHIPNEGKLVIVANHPIGSLDALALIKVLSTVRQDLKVVANRMLMSVTPMHSLLLPVDNLSGMSKKQELSNIQNHLKDEGALLIFPAGEVSRLGPTGIKDCKWNSGFLRMAKKANCPILPIYIKAKNSPLFYGTSMIYKPLASLLLVAEMFKQRQKSLEFEIGASIPPESYLIENLKDKEVVNLIRKQLYRLTTKKALPLKTQTPIAVPECRKELKRAIEQCQLLGKTQDGMHIHLYQYAGSSPIFRELGRLREIAFRAVGEGSGKRRDIDKYDMDYQHLVLWDPMQLELVGAYRLACAQQIIQKHGREGLYTDSLFSYTDAMTPYLKQGIELGRSFVQPKYWGRKSLDYLWYGIGAFIKSYPQYRYLFGAVSVSNALPEQAKAMLVYYYQHYYKSGIELATPNNEFKLTEQQLTQCNTLFCGNDVKEDFVELKHVLANMGAQVPTLFKQYTELCKPGGVQFLSFSIDPDFNNCIDGLVLVDLENVKENKAKRYLE, encoded by the coding sequence ATGATAAGTGTTGATAAAGTAATTGCTGCAAACTTACCACAACTAGAGAACTCTCCAAAAGTAAAAGGTTTAGTAAAAAAAGGCCTAGGCTACTTATTACATGAACAAGAGTTTGTTGCTTTTGGTGATGCCTACCCTCACCTACAAGGATTAGAATTTGTTGAACAAGTGCTCGATGAACTCAATTTTGATACGCGCTATAAACCTAAGCAGATAGAACATATTCCTAATGAGGGTAAACTTGTTATCGTTGCTAACCACCCTATTGGTTCATTAGATGCTTTAGCACTGATTAAAGTACTTTCAACTGTAAGACAGGATTTAAAAGTAGTGGCAAACCGCATGTTGATGTCGGTTACTCCAATGCACTCACTTTTACTCCCCGTAGATAACTTATCAGGCATGAGTAAGAAACAAGAGCTTAGTAATATACAAAACCATTTAAAGGATGAAGGCGCATTACTTATATTTCCGGCAGGAGAAGTATCGCGATTAGGGCCAACAGGTATTAAAGACTGCAAATGGAATAGTGGCTTTTTACGTATGGCAAAAAAAGCTAACTGCCCTATTTTACCTATTTATATTAAAGCCAAAAACAGTCCACTTTTTTATGGTACATCAATGATTTATAAACCTTTGGCAAGTTTACTATTAGTGGCCGAAATGTTTAAGCAGCGCCAAAAATCTTTAGAGTTTGAGATTGGCGCCTCTATCCCTCCTGAATCTTACTTAATAGAAAATCTTAAAGATAAAGAAGTTGTAAACCTCATCCGTAAACAGCTTTATAGGCTTACAACAAAAAAAGCTCTGCCGTTAAAAACACAAACACCTATCGCTGTTCCCGAGTGCAGAAAAGAGCTAAAAAGAGCAATTGAGCAATGCCAACTACTTGGTAAAACGCAAGACGGTATGCATATTCATCTATACCAATATGCAGGTAGCTCACCTATTTTTAGAGAGTTAGGGCGTCTGAGAGAAATAGCATTTAGAGCAGTCGGTGAAGGTAGTGGTAAGCGTCGTGATATAGATAAATACGATATGGATTACCAACACCTTGTACTGTGGGACCCAATGCAGCTAGAGCTGGTAGGTGCTTATCGATTAGCCTGTGCACAACAGATAATACAAAAACATGGCCGCGAAGGTTTGTATACTGATAGCTTATTTTCTTATACCGACGCTATGACGCCCTATCTAAAACAAGGAATTGAGCTTGGTAGAAGCTTTGTACAGCCTAAATATTGGGGACGTAAGAGCCTCGACTATTTATGGTATGGCATTGGCGCTTTTATAAAAAGCTATCCACAGTACAGATACTTGTTTGGTGCTGTAAGTGTATCAAATGCTCTACCCGAGCAAGCAAAAGCCATGCTCGTTTATTACTATCAGCATTACTATAAAAGTGGTATTGAATTAGCTACGCCTAATAATGAATTTAAATTAACTGAGCAACAGCTAACCCAGTGCAATACTCTTTTTTGCGGCAATGACGTAAAAGAAGATTTTGTAGAGTTAAAGCATGTGTTAGCTAATATGGGAGCTCAAGTCCCTACTTTATTTAAACAATACACTGAACTTTGTAAACCAGGTGGCGTGCAATTTTTAAGCTTTAGTATTGATCCCGATTTTAATAATTGTATTGATGGATTGGTATTGGTCGATCTTGAAAATGTAAAAGAAAACAAAGCCAAACGTTATTTAGAATAA
- a CDS encoding OmpW/AlkL family protein has product MKTQISIALLTSLLALSPAAHANFSVNVGAINVNPDNSSSAINEAPTLGLKGDSDTQLGITVDYAFNDQWVLELIAATPFSHDVNGAGGLAGNKIADIKQLPPSLVAQYHFLDTSYALRPFIGVGINYTAFFDEQPSQALKATLGTDDVEVKLDDSFGFMAQVGANYKIDANWGLHAMVSIMDIDTDATVYANGAKALTSTVELDPVVAMFGVRYSF; this is encoded by the coding sequence ATGAAAACTCAAATTAGCATCGCATTATTAACCTCTTTATTAGCACTCTCTCCAGCTGCACACGCTAACTTTAGCGTAAATGTTGGCGCTATTAACGTAAACCCTGATAACAGTAGCTCAGCAATTAATGAAGCACCTACGCTGGGCCTTAAAGGTGATTCAGATACTCAACTAGGTATCACTGTAGATTATGCATTTAACGATCAATGGGTGTTAGAACTAATAGCAGCAACACCTTTTTCACACGATGTAAATGGCGCAGGCGGCTTAGCAGGCAACAAAATTGCAGATATAAAACAGCTTCCTCCTTCTTTAGTTGCGCAATACCACTTTTTAGATACAAGTTATGCGCTAAGACCTTTTATAGGCGTAGGCATAAACTACACTGCATTTTTTGATGAGCAACCTTCTCAAGCACTTAAAGCGACGCTAGGAACAGACGATGTAGAAGTAAAATTAGATGATTCGTTTGGCTTTATGGCTCAGGTAGGTGCTAACTATAAAATTGATGCAAACTGGGGTTTACACGCCATGGTATCAATTATGGATATTGATACCGATGCCACTGTTTATGCTAATGGTGCAAAAGCACTTACATCAACTGTTGAGCTTGACCCCGTTGTTGCTATGTTCGGTGTTAGATACAGCTTTTAA
- a CDS encoding thioesterase family protein — MNLYIRLLLLFFKIKRNKQYQNLLDTVDIDYKALPTDCDINLHLTNSRYLAMMDLSRTWMTERVGLLKQIMKRRWFPIVNATAITYIRDIKPMQRYTISTKLVGWDHKYFYIEQKFHSERGLHAIAYVRGVFKSKKGIISIEEMLEVAGFDGQTPILPSEVMHWKEMLEQKKLSNLP; from the coding sequence GTGAACTTATATATTCGACTTTTATTATTGTTTTTTAAAATTAAACGTAACAAGCAATATCAAAATTTACTTGATACGGTAGATATTGATTACAAAGCTCTACCTACTGATTGTGACATTAATTTACATTTAACAAACTCACGTTACCTCGCGATGATGGATTTATCTCGAACTTGGATGACTGAGCGCGTTGGCTTGCTTAAACAAATAATGAAGCGTCGCTGGTTTCCGATTGTTAACGCAACTGCTATTACTTATATTCGTGATATTAAGCCTATGCAGCGATATACAATAAGTACTAAGTTAGTTGGATGGGATCATAAATACTTTTATATTGAGCAAAAGTTTCACTCAGAACGAGGCTTACATGCTATTGCTTATGTACGCGGTGTATTTAAAAGTAAAAAAGGTATTATAAGTATTGAAGAAATGCTTGAAGTGGCTGGTTTTGATGGCCAAACACCTATATTGCCAAGTGAAGTTATGCACTGGAAAGAAATGCTAGAGCAGAAAAAGTTAAGTAACCTGCCCTAA